The Argentina anserina chromosome 3, drPotAnse1.1, whole genome shotgun sequence genome includes a region encoding these proteins:
- the LOC126787517 gene encoding uncharacterized protein LOC126787517: MHKKFNGYPKPSNLFLLCASTYGKQRCKAVMKKVSHDPIATIEGIRRNFAEWSATHSILQDDFMRHREGVNWMPLPPGFVKVNFDDSWSATQSGCGLGLVIRDGNGACLAGASYVSSHNSVVEAKAMTALVGLQKAANMHQKKVVMEGDCLEVIDALKDDSCAHWRSFIILKKIVQLSLDFDEDLWNWIPRDTNR, encoded by the coding sequence ATGCATAAGAAGTTTAATGGTTATCCCAAACCTTCTAATCTTTTCTTGTTATGTGCTTCCACTTATGGGAAGCAGAGATGCAAGGCAGTCATGAAGAAAGTGTCTCATGATCCAATTGCAACAATTGAGGGCATCCGCCGTAATTTTGCTGAATGGTCAGCTACTCATTCGATTTTGCAGGATGATTTCATGAGGCATAGAGAGGGTGTTAACTGGATGCCTCTTCCTCCTGGTTTTGTGAAGgttaattttgatgattctTGGAGTGCTACACAGTCTGGGTGTGGTTTGGGTTTGGTAATTAGGGATGGGAATGGGGCTTGTTTAGCTGGAGCAAGCTATGTTAGTTCTCATAACTCAGTTGTGGAAGCTAAGGCTATGACTGCTTTGGTTGGGCTCCAAAAGGCGGCAAATATGCATCAAAAGAAGGTTGTGATGGAAGGTGACTGTTTGGAGGTGATTGATGCTCTCAAGGATGACTCTTGTGCTCACTGGAGGTCTTTCATCATTTTGAAAAAGATTGTTCAGCTCAGTTTGGATTTTGATGAGGATTTGTGGAATTGGATTCCGCGTGACACTAATCGTTAG
- the LOC126786524 gene encoding uncharacterized protein LOC126786524, translated as MDSDVDVSRWVLELLLRDREKESVAKRVIAAAPLSNHDRRLKKTLLLHTIESQIFDEAAVTETILESLESIEALDRGQGIPVTDAMRAAYCAVATELTVKFLVCFEGKPGGKYMEAVDRVWRGRVRVLEEAEGCELVSAELKERRDEVEAGVWDMRVSKRLGSLNSRNDALRSVAAYVKEALAMLGPPFAAWAVRFCMEKGSLSSPGEKVVVESDGNVGDGDEMEVEMVNVVDLDVPMANGVDSGDGSEHNPVSEQEVQRPDGANVQCGSQLEEQGLDGANDGGADRSELEAQKANGAEVRNASEPPNGNRGVLRCEPTSKVKETPRVSAVRHRHGPAKIRDDEDVVTELSAGKYNSVTSAEVRRVQEELKASVSALHGVVTDQLSYALRIAEVVCSELGSVVSGEHERAANPSVEENAPPDQSNNDNHANQSSHQNDVPQCNGKENDAPTDKGKDTENAQMGGVDHGNPSSSYQNVHRASLMERNSTARTYEWDDSLGMSPEQTYGKGRLHIPSPKRITVSPLKKYEDKRISKRRKIRRWSLEEEETLRTGVQKYGRGNWKVILDAYRAVFEERTEVDLKDKWRNLTK; from the exons ATGGACTCAGACGTCGACGTCTCGCGTTGGGTCCTCGAGCTCCTCCTCCGCGACCGCGAAAAGGAGAGCGTCGCCAAGCGCGTCATCGCCGCCGCGCCGCTCTCCAACCACGACCGGCGGCTGAAGAAGACGCTCCTCCTCCACACAATCGAGTCCCAAATCTTCGACGAGGCCGCCGTCACCGAGACCATCCTCGAGTCCTTGGAGTCGATCGAGGCTCTGGACCGCGGCCAAGGGATTCCGGTCACCGACGCCATGCGAGCGGCCTACTGCGCCGTCGCGACGGAGCTGACGGTGAAGTTTTTGGTGTGCTTTGAAGGGAAGCCGGGCGGGAAGTACATGGAGGCGGTTGATAGGGTTTGGAGAggtagggttagggttttggaGGAGGCTGAGGGTTGCGAGCTGGTTTCGGCGGAGCTGAAGGAGAGGAGGGATGAGGTGGAGGCTGGGGTTTGGGATATGAGGGTTTCGAAGAGGCTGGGGAGTTTAAATAGTAGGAATGATGCTTTGAGATCGGTTGCGGCGTATGTGAAGGAAGCATTGGCAATGCTGGGTCCTCCATTTGCTGCTTGGGCTGTTAGGTTTTGTATGGAGAAGGGGAGTTTAAGCTCGCCAGGCGAGAAGGTTGTGGTGGAGAGTGATGGTAATGTGGGTGATGGGGATGAAATGGAGGTGGAAATGGTGAATGTGGTTGATTTGGATGTGCCAATGGCGAATGGAGTTGATTCGGGTGATGGTTCCGAGCACAATCCTGTGAGTGAACAGGAGGTGCAGAGGCCGGATGGGGCTAATGTGCAATGTGGGTCTCAATTGGAGGAACAGGGGCTAGATGGAGCAAATGATGGTGGTGCTGATAGGTCTGAACTGGAGGCGCAAAAGGCGAATGGGGCTGAAGTTAGAAATGCCTCTGAACCACCTAATGGAAACCGTGGTGTCCTCCGCTGTGAACCCACAAGTAAAGTGAAAG AAACTCCAAGGGTCTCAGCAGTTAGACACAGGCATGGTCCAGCGAAGATTAGAGACGATGAAGATGTGGTTACAGAACTATCGGCcggaaaatataactcagtgaCTAGTGCTGAAGTTAGAAGAGTACAAGAGGAGCTGAAGGCTAGTGTTTCTGCTCTACATGGTGTAGTGACAGACCAACTTTCTTACGCTTTGCGCATAGCGGAAGTGGTCTGTTCTGAGTTGGGCTCTGTTGTAAGTGGAGAACACGAACGTGCAGCAAATCCATCTGTGGAAGAGAATGCCCCGCCTGATCAATCTAATAATGATAATCATGCAAACCAGTCTAGTCATCAGAATGATGTTCCCCAATGTAATGGGAAAGAAAATGATGCACCAACAGACAAGGGGAAGGATACAGAGAATGCTCAAATGGGGGGTGTCGATCATGGAAATCCATCTTCCAGTTATCAAAATGTTCATCGAGCGAGCTTGATGGAACGTAACAGCACTGCCCGTACTTATGAG TGGGATGACTCGCTAGGCATGTCACCTGAACAAACATATGGTAAGGGGAGACTTCACATACCTAGCCCAAAAAGGATCACTGTTTCTCCACTAAAGAAGTATGAGGATAAAAGAATATCCAAGAGGAGAAAAATCAGGAGATGGAgcttagaagaagaagagacatTAAGGACTGGTGTGCAGAA GTACGGCAGAGGCAATTGGAAGGTTATTTTGGATGCATACCGAGCCGTATTTGAAGAGAGAACAGAG GTTGATCTAAAAGACAAGTGGAGAAATCTGACAAAGTAG
- the LOC126786541 gene encoding non-specific lipid-transfer protein 1-like, whose protein sequence is MARFEVGIAFMVLLASMAVTTCVTKATITCGEVTALLIPCIPFGVLGGIVPPGCCAGIKGLNAAQNTTEDRRIACTCIQEGAAGIPGIDYDRINMLGDLCGSACPYKVYPSTNCSQVS, encoded by the exons ATGGCCAGATTTGAAGTTGGTATTGCATTCATGGTTTTACTAGCATCCATGGCGGTGACTACTTGTGTCACCAAAGCCACCATAACTTGCGGTGAGGTGACAGCCTTACTCATTCCTTGCATTCCGTTTGGAGTGTTAGGAGGCATCGTGCCACCGGGTTGTTGCGCCGGGATCAAAGGGCTCAATGCTGCACAAAATACGACAGAGGATCGAAGAATTGCCTGTACTTGCATTCAGGAAGGAGCTGCTGGGATTCCTGGGATTGACTATGATCGTATAAACATGCTTGGTGATCTTTGTGGTTCTGCTTGTCCCTACAAAGTTTATCCATCTACTAATTGCTCTCA GGTAAGCTGA
- the LOC126786531 gene encoding transcription factor RF2b-like, whose amino-acid sequence MHPSIPNPNPNPIPNAPPPSNPTSPPDYYDLKPNLLTSEIRAAPFTSSSATSSSSSTTTTPTVLGSILPTATANPFIRSSTAALAGFSTHRRAHSEVSFRLPEDLMDLSGPDPFNAAGSSADDLGSEEDLFSTYIDLDKLQSPADDNNNNGSGENGGGEKRPSRHRHSSSVDASSTSTGVFGEVMEAKKAMPPDKLAELWTLDPKRAKRILANRQSAARSKERKARYIQELERKVQTLQTEATTLSAQLTLFQRDTTGLSSENTELKLRLQAMEQQAQLRDALNEALKKEVERLKVATGEMMSHSESFNLGMQQMPYNNKPSAYFPITQQQPGPAGNQNMQLPSFNHSQSSMPSNHLHQPNSLSDIMQNGPVGQLQGLDIGNKMPHLVKSEGPSLSASESSTTF is encoded by the exons ATGCACCCCTCCATTCccaaccctaaccctaatccCATTCCCAATGCCCCTCCCCCAAGTAACCCCACTTCTCCTCCTGATTATTATGATCTCAAACCCAATCTCCTGACTTCCGAGATTCGCGCCGCGCCATTCACCTCCAGCTCTGCCAcgtcatcctcctcctccaccaccaccactcctACAGTGCTCGGCTCCATTCTCCCCACCGCCACCGCCAACCCTTTCATCCGGTCATCCACCGCCGCCCTCGCCGGGTTCAGCACCCACCGGAGGGCCCACTCCGAGGTCAGCTTCCGGCTGCCGGAGGATCTCATGGATCTTTCCGGCCCCGATCCATTTAACGCCGCCGGATCCTCCGCCGACGACCTGGGATCCGAGGAGGATCTCTTCTCCACGTACATTGACCTCGACAAGCTCCAGTCCCCCGCCGacgacaacaacaacaacggGAGCGGCGAGAACGGCGGCGGAGAGAAGAGGCCGTCGCGGCACAGGCACAGCAGCTCCGTGGATGCTTCGTCCACGTCGACGGGGGTGTTCGGAGAGGTTAtggaggccaagaaggcaatgCCGCCGGACAAGCTCGCCGAGCTCTGGACTCTTGATCCTAAGCGAGCCAAAAG GATCTTAGCAAATCGGCAGTCCGCCGCCCGCTCCAAAGAGAGGAAGGCCCGCTATATACAAGAACTTGAGCGCAAAGTTCAGACCCTTCAAACAGAAGCAACCACTCTTTCTGCCCAACTCACTTTATTCCAG AGGGACACAACAGGTCTGAGTTCTGAAAACACAGAGCTTAAGCTCCGGTTACAAGCTATGGAGCAACAAGCTCAGTTGCGAGATG CTCTAAACGAAGCACTAAAGAAGGAGGTTGAGAGGCTCAAGGTTGCGACAGGGGAGATGATGAGCCATTCAGAATCATTTAACTTGGGAATGCAGCAGATGCCATACAACAACAAACCGTCTGCTTATTTTCCAATTACACAACAGCAGCCAGGACCTGCTGGTAACCAGAACATGCAGTTGCCATCATTCAATCATTCCCAGTCTAGTATGCCTAGTAACCATCTTCATCAACCAAATTCACTTTCAGATATTATGCAGAACGGCCCTGTTGGTCAGTTACAGGGACTTGACATCGGTAATAAAATGCCACATCTCGTGAAGTCTGAAGGCCCCTCGCTTTCAGCAAGTGAGAGTAGTACCACTTTCTAA